In Acidobacteriota bacterium, one DNA window encodes the following:
- a CDS encoding MBL fold metallo-hydrolase: MMKRRWAKGSVAVDILSAEGVVSSSILISMVSEDFLIDVGDGTLKLLKGRDYRFERLHGIFFTHGHYDHIGGLWGLLGYLRFIKRKAPLPIHFPSGSIELQEITALHEKLFALDSLFKLHLKEIREGEAITLGNMNVIPFAARHIGSISGRSELIPAVGYTIIFKDKDAGDLKIVISGDTGPSRKLMDEVRGADYAIIEASFAEDQGILPDTHLSVSQAARIGKLAREFCLVHLTDQSYPIAFKEGLAPED; the protein is encoded by the coding sequence TGGGCAAAAGGTAGCGTTGCTGTCGATATCCTCTCGGCAGAAGGGGTTGTCTCATCGAGCATCTTGATTTCAATGGTCTCAGAGGATTTCCTCATCGATGTTGGTGATGGCACGTTGAAGCTTCTCAAGGGGAGGGACTACAGGTTTGAAAGGCTTCACGGGATCTTCTTTACGCACGGGCATTACGACCACATCGGCGGCCTGTGGGGGCTTCTTGGATATCTCAGATTCATCAAAAGGAAGGCTCCCCTTCCTATCCATTTCCCATCCGGCTCCATCGAGCTTCAGGAGATCACGGCCCTGCATGAGAAGCTATTTGCCCTGGATTCTCTCTTTAAATTGCATCTTAAGGAAATCAGAGAAGGGGAAGCGATCACTCTGGGCAACATGAATGTCATCCCCTTTGCCGCTAGACATATCGGTTCCATTTCAGGGAGATCTGAGCTCATCCCCGCCGTTGGCTACACGATCATTTTCAAGGACAAAGATGCGGGTGATCTAAAGATTGTCATCAGCGGCGATACGGGCCCGTCCAGAAAGCTGATGGACGAAGTGAGGGGGGCCGATTATGCCATAATCGAAGCCTCCTTTGCCGAAGATCAAGGGATCCTGCCAGATACTCATCTCTCCGTCAGTCAGGCAGCGAGGATAGGAAAACTTGCCAGAGAATTCTGTCTGGTCCATCTGACCGACCAATCCTATCCAATTGCCTTCAAGGAAGGACTTGCGCCCGAAGACTAA
- the glnA gene encoding type I glutamate--ammonia ligase, with product MDKKQILEICKKERIRFIRLQFTDILGVNKNVEVPENQFEKALDGQVLFDGSSIEGFVRIEESDMLLKPDLETFRIFPWEDTRGKVARLICDIYNPDESPFQGCPRLTLKKVTEEAKKMGYTMVAGPEAEFFLFQKDEDGNATVKTHDSGGYFDLAPIDKGEEARRDIVNVLEAMGFEVEAAHHEVAPGQHEIDFKYEEAVTTADNIATFKLIVRRVALDYGLHATFMPKPIRGVNGSGMHTHMSLFKGKNNAFYDPDAEYQLSNIARWYIGGLLRHAKGMCAITNPLINSYKRLVPGYEAPTNITWSERNRSPLARVPARRGIGTRVELRMPDPSCNPYLALAVMLKAGLDGIKNKIDPGPPVNKNIFEMSHRAKRRLKIDDLPPNLFEAIKQLRKDEVIQEALGEHILEHFIQAKLAAWQEYIAQVHPWELDRYLTTY from the coding sequence ATGGATAAGAAACAGATCTTGGAAATTTGCAAGAAAGAGAGGATCAGGTTCATCAGGCTTCAGTTCACCGATATCCTTGGCGTCAACAAGAACGTGGAAGTTCCCGAGAACCAGTTCGAGAAAGCACTGGATGGACAGGTCCTCTTCGACGGCTCATCCATCGAAGGCTTCGTGAGGATTGAGGAATCAGACATGCTCCTGAAGCCGGACCTTGAGACCTTCCGCATATTCCCCTGGGAGGATACCAGAGGAAAGGTGGCCAGGCTGATCTGCGACATCTACAATCCTGATGAATCTCCCTTCCAGGGATGTCCGCGCCTGACTCTCAAGAAGGTGACGGAAGAGGCGAAAAAGATGGGATACACGATGGTCGCCGGACCGGAAGCGGAATTCTTCCTCTTCCAAAAGGATGAGGACGGTAACGCAACGGTGAAGACACACGATAGCGGCGGGTACTTCGACTTGGCTCCGATCGACAAGGGTGAGGAAGCGAGAAGAGACATCGTTAATGTCCTGGAGGCGATGGGATTCGAAGTTGAGGCGGCTCACCACGAGGTCGCACCCGGTCAACACGAGATCGACTTCAAATACGAAGAAGCCGTGACTACGGCCGACAACATAGCAACGTTCAAACTGATCGTGCGAAGGGTCGCTCTCGACTACGGCCTTCATGCCACCTTCATGCCCAAGCCGATCAGGGGAGTGAATGGGTCAGGGATGCATACACACATGTCCCTCTTCAAGGGGAAAAACAATGCATTCTACGATCCCGACGCTGAATACCAGCTCAGCAATATCGCCAGATGGTATATCGGAGGGCTGCTCAGGCATGCTAAGGGGATGTGTGCCATCACCAATCCTCTGATCAATTCATACAAGAGGCTCGTGCCCGGATATGAGGCACCGACCAACATCACTTGGTCGGAGAGGAACAGAAGCCCGCTCGCGCGCGTCCCGGCAAGGAGAGGGATCGGAACGAGGGTAGAGCTAAGAATGCCTGATCCTTCATGTAATCCATATCTTGCGCTTGCAGTGATGCTCAAGGCAGGACTCGACGGCATCAAGAATAAGATCGATCCTGGTCCTCCGGTCAACAAGAACATCTTCGAGATGAGTCATAGGGCAAAAAGAAGATTGAAGATCGACGACCTTCCTCCGAATCTCTTCGAGGCTATCAAACAGCTCCGGAAGGATGAAGTCATCCAGGAGGCTCTCGGGGAGCACATCCTCGAGCACTTCATCCAGGCGAAGCTTGCGGCCTGGCAGGAATACATCGCCCAGGTCCATCCGTGGGAACTCGATCGCTACCTAACGACTTATTGA
- a CDS encoding UbiX family flavin prenyltransferase, producing METRKIVVGITGASGAIYAIRLLKALLEKDAHIDLIISGYGERILKEETGFDCRSETAIHYIRMTYGMSSRNGVTVVKHDFHDLAAPIASGSYRTEGMVVIPCSMKSLAGIAHGLSRNLIERVADVTLKEKRPLIIVPRETPLNLIHIRNMASVAEAGGIVLPAMPAFYNKPKNINDLADFIVGKIFNILKFENTLFTPWK from the coding sequence ATGGAAACAAGAAAGATCGTCGTCGGAATCACGGGTGCCAGCGGGGCTATTTACGCCATCCGGCTGCTCAAGGCTCTTCTCGAGAAGGATGCTCACATCGACCTCATCATATCTGGCTATGGAGAGAGGATCCTGAAGGAGGAGACTGGATTCGACTGCAGGAGCGAGACTGCCATACACTACATTAGGATGACTTACGGGATGTCCAGCCGCAATGGGGTCACAGTCGTGAAACACGATTTTCACGATCTGGCAGCTCCTATCGCAAGCGGCTCTTACAGGACGGAGGGTATGGTTGTCATCCCCTGCTCGATGAAATCGCTGGCCGGGATCGCCCACGGATTATCGAGAAATCTGATCGAACGAGTGGCCGATGTGACACTGAAAGAAAAGAGGCCTTTAATCATCGTGCCGAGGGAGACACCTCTCAATCTAATCCATATCAGGAACATGGCCTCTGTCGCTGAAGCCGGAGGGATCGTCCTTCCTGCCATGCCGGCTTTCTACAATAAGCCGAAGAACATCAACGACCTTGCCGACTTTATTGTGGGGAAGATTTTCAACATCTTGAAGTTTGAAAACACACTTTTCACGCCCTGGAAATAA
- a CDS encoding UbiA-like polyprenyltransferase, with product MGILAKMIDYGRMVKFHHSVFALPFALAGTAFASMEKGITVAQVVWIVLAMVGARNAAMGFNRIADEKLDALNPRTSHWALQRKILKRWEVAIFVIALSALFVFSAYMLNYLCFYLSPLALFIIFFYSYTKRFTWLSQIFLGLSLSLSPIGAWIAIRGDITMVPILLGCAVIFWVAGFDTIYACQDYEFDLKMNLYSVPKRFGLPAALKIALFFHLASLIFLISVLYFLRVNPYIYSAGIVIIGIIIFYEHSLIKPDDLSKVNIAFFNMNGIISLVYLGTCTTSVMLS from the coding sequence ATGGGCATCCTGGCTAAGATGATAGATTACGGGAGAATGGTGAAGTTCCATCACAGCGTCTTTGCCCTTCCCTTCGCCCTTGCGGGGACAGCCTTCGCTTCCATGGAAAAGGGGATCACTGTCGCTCAGGTTGTCTGGATCGTTCTGGCTATGGTAGGGGCAAGGAACGCCGCAATGGGATTCAACCGGATCGCCGACGAGAAACTTGACGCGCTCAATCCGAGAACCTCCCACTGGGCGCTTCAGAGGAAGATCCTGAAGAGATGGGAGGTCGCCATTTTCGTCATCGCTCTCTCGGCTCTCTTCGTCTTCTCGGCATACATGCTCAACTACCTCTGCTTCTACCTTTCCCCTCTTGCCCTTTTCATCATCTTCTTCTATTCCTACACCAAGAGGTTCACATGGTTGAGTCAGATCTTTCTCGGGCTCTCTCTCTCTCTCTCGCCGATCGGGGCCTGGATCGCCATCCGGGGCGACATCACGATGGTCCCGATCCTCCTCGGTTGCGCCGTGATCTTCTGGGTGGCTGGATTCGATACTATCTATGCCTGTCAGGATTACGAGTTTGATCTGAAAATGAACCTGTACTCCGTTCCGAAGAGGTTCGGCCTTCCAGCGGCGCTGAAGATCGCGCTGTTTTTCCATCTCGCCTCGCTGATCTTTCTAATATCGGTTCTCTATTTTCTGCGCGTGAATCCTTACATCTATTCGGCAGGTATCGTCATCATCGGCATCATTATTTTCTACGAACATTCCCTTATAAAGCCTGATGACCTCTCGAAGGTCAACATCGCCTTCTTCAATATGAATGGTATCATCAGCCTCGTCTATCTTGGGACATGCACGACTAGTGTGATGCTTTCCTGA
- a CDS encoding amidohydrolase family protein, with product MITLRARWVVPVTSMIIEDGAIVISKDRIVDLGPADRIFKRYRSIRKDLGAAILLPALVNCHTHLELSHLKGRVKTRTGFVEWIGSLIRMREQDDEKEVIKRTKEAIDRMYRSGTSSVGEVSNSLVTMKALSESRLRGIIFKEIFALRDEDALRCFTKALEEMQEFKTLFGKSGRFRFSITAHAPHTVSPVLFRMVRQFQRMSDSIISVHLAESQDEKKLIESGRGKLKDYLIEKSFWNYGWKVPGVSPVKYLDRLGILSGRMLAIHCVQVSAHDMDILRKRKVSVVVCPRSNRRLKTGKAPIARILSAGINVALGTDSLASNSDLSIFQEMKFLGKEFPDVKPDEILRMATINGAKALGLGKELGSIEKGKTADLIAIDIRGMKKQDDPFGILLSSPNPARVFRPLPSDQR from the coding sequence ATGATCACACTCAGGGCAAGGTGGGTCGTTCCAGTCACATCCATGATCATAGAGGATGGCGCGATCGTCATCAGTAAAGATAGGATCGTAGATCTTGGACCTGCAGACAGGATCTTCAAGAGATACAGGTCGATAAGGAAAGACCTCGGAGCGGCCATTCTGTTACCTGCCCTCGTCAATTGCCACACCCATCTGGAGCTCTCTCATCTAAAAGGCAGAGTGAAGACAAGAACGGGCTTCGTTGAATGGATAGGTTCGCTCATAAGGATGAGGGAGCAAGACGATGAGAAGGAAGTAATCAAGAGAACCAAGGAAGCAATAGACAGGATGTACCGGTCCGGCACCTCCTCTGTCGGCGAGGTCTCCAACAGCCTGGTCACCATGAAAGCCCTTTCCGAAAGCAGGCTCCGGGGAATCATCTTCAAGGAGATCTTCGCCCTTAGGGATGAGGATGCCCTGAGGTGCTTCACGAAAGCCCTTGAGGAGATGCAGGAGTTCAAAACGCTCTTCGGGAAGAGCGGTCGGTTCCGCTTTTCCATTACGGCGCACGCACCTCATACTGTTTCCCCTGTTCTTTTCAGGATGGTGAGACAATTTCAACGTATGAGCGATTCCATCATCTCGGTCCATCTTGCCGAATCCCAAGACGAGAAGAAGCTGATCGAATCGGGAAGGGGCAAACTAAAGGACTATCTAATTGAAAAAAGTTTCTGGAACTATGGCTGGAAGGTTCCCGGAGTCTCTCCGGTGAAATACCTCGACCGCCTCGGCATCCTGTCCGGGAGGATGCTCGCCATCCATTGCGTCCAGGTGAGCGCCCATGATATGGACATTCTCCGAAAGAGAAAGGTTTCCGTCGTTGTCTGCCCCAGGAGCAATAGAAGGTTGAAGACCGGCAAAGCACCGATCGCCAGGATACTCAGCGCCGGGATCAACGTTGCACTCGGCACCGATTCCCTTGCCAGCAACAGCGACCTAAGCATCTTCCAGGAGATGAAATTTCTCGGAAAGGAATTCCCTGACGTGAAACCGGATGAGATTCTGAGAATGGCAACGATAAATGGAGCAAAAGCCCTGGGACTTGGAAAAGAGCTTGGATCTATCGAGAAGGGGAAGACAGCCGATCTGATTGCCATCGACATCAGGGGAATGAAGAAGCAGGATGACCCTTTCGGAATTCTCCTGTCAAGTCCCAATCCGGCCCGCGTTTTCCGCCCCCTTCCTTCAGATCAGCGTTGA